A single region of the Vicia villosa cultivar HV-30 ecotype Madison, WI linkage group LG4, Vvil1.0, whole genome shotgun sequence genome encodes:
- the LOC131597461 gene encoding uncharacterized protein LOC131597461, with translation MIQKQKFCMQHLYVKMLGTDRVPWRYLIQNNSARPRAITITWMACHGRLGTKDRVSKIGLITDRVCSLCNTCDESLDHLMFGCSIAKDIWKFVLHWLGIQHDPQPWSIEIVWLTNMIEKKGWRFKVLKIALAETIYGVWQYRNDIIFRGNTYRSTSIEIGDRIIEKVIYRGWYSPI, from the coding sequence ATGATTCAGAAGCAAAAATTCTGTATGCAGCATTTGTATGTTAAGATGTTGGGTACTGATAGGGTGCCTTGGAGATACTTAATACAGAATAATAGTGCTAGACCTAGAGCCATTACCATCACTTGGATGGCATGCCATGGTAGATTGGGTACTAAAGATAGAGTGAGCAAGATTGGTTTGATAACAGATCGGGTTTGTAGCCTTTGTAATACTTGTGATGAGTCACTTGATCACCTCATGTTTGGCTGTAGCATTGCAAAGGATATTTGGAAGTTTGTCCTCCATTGGCTGGGAATTCAACATGATCCGCAACCTTGGTCCATTGAGATTGTTTGGCTTACCAATATGATTGAAAAGAAAGGCTGGAGATTCAAGGTCCTGAAGATAGCTTTGGCCGAAACCATCTATGGTGTTTGGCAGTATagaaatgatattatttttagaGGAAATACTTATAGAAGCACAAGTATAGAAATTGGAGATAGAATCATAGAAAAAGTGATATATAGAGGGTGGTATTCCCCCATCTAA